Proteins from a single region of Hordeum vulgare subsp. vulgare chromosome 6H, MorexV3_pseudomolecules_assembly, whole genome shotgun sequence:
- the LOC123401173 gene encoding protein JASON, with protein MGCFLSCFRGRPDPAGRGLHDPLVRKTRLGDAFLDDHHDDGTPKLEASGTRKGDLGNDGGVDDDLRREANYLKSCGAISETPPEILKASYEVKEEEINECNETSNNAEEIKGALVSENKDYLSEGFSSDGHDDDGALKHDQDTDEGTDDHVTEADSAPRSSSQERSSGQSIRNQKLDPSDSPFPTPLALRDDIQTPGFTTLQGNFKPGKRGRASKQFLYPVLRPIENKLQWTELRDESSSSPVVASHPPKRRYLSADSTEKPHHQPTLPGSVNESTEMSSESAPFLFHAGRKEQQAQEATFPQDENDNQQQQQQQQLVGGVVGELLNKSSENGKHGVASLSCWLKASCADGGHGEGQTGRQLGFEGVDLSDVPIFVASGLNWDDGENHPTPMLPKAWDGNGIPNTTTKYKEDQRVNWHATPFEERLMKVLSDEKPHHQRKISGKLIHLEEDAVESPASATASS; from the exons ATGGGCTGCTTCCTCTCATGCTTCCGCGGCCGCCCCGACCCTGCCGGCCGCGGCCTCCAC GATCCGCTCGTGCGCAAGACCAGGCTCGGGGACGCCTTCCTGGACGACCACCACGACGACGGCACGCCGA AGCTTGAAGCGAGCGGGACGCGGAAGGGGGACCTCGGGAACGACGGAGGGGTCGACGACGACCTCAGGCGAGAG GCAAATTATCTTAAATCCTGCGGCGCAATATCAGAAACCCCTCCAGAAATTCTGAAAGCATCATATGAAGTCAAAGAGGAAGAAATTAATGAG TGCAATGAGACGTCCAACAACGCAGAGGAGATTAAAGGGGCCCTGGTGTCTGAAAATAAGGATTACTTATCTGAAGG GTTCAGCTCCGACGGGCACGACGATGATGGTGCTTTGAAGCATGACCAGGACACTGATGAAGGCACTGACGACCATGTCACCGAGGCTGATTCagcgccgagatcatcgtcgcagGAGAGGTCTTCAGGCCAGAGCATCAGGAACCAGAAGCTCGACCCCAGCGATTCACCTTTCCCGACCCCATTGGCTCTCAGAGACGACATCCAGACTCCTGGATTCACCACACTCCAGGGGAACTTCAAGCCCGGGAAGCGCGGGAGGGCGAGCAAGCAGTTCCTGTACCCGGTCCTGAGGCCGATCGAGAACAAGCTGCAGTGGACGGAGCTTAGAgacgagtcctcctcctcccccgtggTCGCCTCTCACCCTCCCAAGAGAAGGTACCTCTCCGCAGATTCCACAGAGAAGCCTCATCATCAGCCAACCCTCCCAGGCTCAGTGAACGAAAGCACAGAGATGTCATCAGAGTCTGCGCCATTCTTGTTCCATGCCGGCAGGAAAGAGCAGCAAGCTCAAGAGGCGACGTTTCCACAGGATGAGAATGATaaccaacagcagcagcagcagcagcagcttgtGGGTGGCGTCGTCGGAGAGCTGCTGAACAAGAGCTCGGAGAACGGGAAGCATGGCGTGGCTAGCCTGTCCTGCTGGCTCAAGGCCTCGTGTGCGGATGGCGGGCATGGTGAGGGCCAGACTGGAAGGCAGCTGGGCTTCGAGGGGGTCGATCTCAGTGACGTGCCCATCTTTGTGGCCTCTGGGCTGAACTGGGACGACGGTGAGAACCACCCGACCCCGATGCTGCCCAAGGCCTGGGACGGCAATGGGAtccccaacaccaccaccaagtaCAAAGAG GACCAGAGGGTTAATTGGCACGCCACGCCGTTTGAGGAGAGGCTGATGAAAGTTTTGTCCGATGAGAAACCACACCACCAGAG GAAAATCAGCGGGAAGCTGATCCACCTGGAGGAGGACGCGGTGGAGAGCCCCGCAAGCGCAACTGCTTCCTCGTGA